From the Helicobacteraceae bacterium genome, one window contains:
- a CDS encoding GNAT family N-acetyltransferase — translation MEKAAQIISVEKEFRDDALLNGLLKIWESSVRSSHSFLSQKDIEDLIPLVKDGIKTVERLFIFGDSKDACRAFMAIAKDKIEMLFVGAEYRGAKIGGKLIQYAINELNVGFVDVNEQNDLAIGFYAKYGFETLSRSETDDYGRAFPILRLGRPKSRQ, via the coding sequence GCGCAAATAATATCCGTCGAAAAAGAGTTTAGAGATGACGCGCTTTTGAACGGGCTTCTTAAAATATGGGAGTCCTCCGTAAGAAGCTCTCATTCGTTTTTATCGCAAAAAGATATAGAAGACTTAATTCCATTGGTCAAAGACGGGATAAAAACGGTTGAAAGGCTGTTTATTTTCGGCGATAGCAAAGACGCCTGCCGCGCGTTTATGGCAATTGCGAAGGATAAAATAGAGATGTTATTTGTCGGAGCGGAATATAGAGGCGCCAAAATCGGCGGAAAGCTAATACAATACGCGATAAACGAATTAAACGTCGGGTTTGTGGACGTTAACGAGCAAAACGATCTGGCGATAGGATTTTACGCTAAATACGGATTTGAAACGCTAAGCAGAAGCGAAACGGACGATTACGGCAGAGCGTTTCCGATATTGCGTTTGGGCAGACCAAAAAGCCGCCAATAA